Sequence from the Undibacterium piscinae genome:
ACGCAGCCAGTTAGACAGCAAACCCTTGAGTGGATCTACGCCTTCCGGTAAGTTGGCGCTCACAAATGCCGGCAATTGACTACGTGAAGCCTCGATGATATCGGCCATTCTCTGCAACAGACTCTGCATACTGCCGGCATCGCTGCGAAAGAACACCAGCATGCCCCAAATTCCTATGCTGATACTACTCACAATCAAGCTAGACAAAAGAATCACGGCAATCATGCGCGCTTGCTTGTTATTGAATTTTTTCTCTATGGTCGGTGTCAATAGATGCACCAGCGAGTACACCAGCAAGCCTGAATATAAGGCCACCAGTAAGCCTGCCTTGAGCACTAACCACAAAGCCAGCGCCGCCAGCAGATACGAGGCGATTACCGGTGCGGTCATTTTGTTTGGTGAATTCATTCGCATTGATCCTGTGATTTAGCGTATCAGGCCATAAACGGCACCGAGCAACAAGCCGATCGATGCCAGGGTGGCAATACCAAAACCAGCCGAACGTTTTGCCGCATCACGATAATAAGCCAGCGCATAGACTACTCGCCCGACTATCCACAAGGCGCCACCCAGCGCCGCGACCTGATCACTCCACCAATAGGCGCACAGCCATAAAGCCGGCAGGAAGAAAATAAGTTGCTCCGAGGTATTGATTTGCACCCGCAGACTGCGCAAAAATTCCGGCGGACCATCTACCGAAGGTGCCTTTACCTGATATTTGCCGCGTGCCCTGCCGACATTGGCGATTACCCAGAAATACATCAGCAATGTGACGATTGTGATCCAAGATGCCCATGGTAATTGCATAGTTCGTCCCCAAATTATTCTTAT
This genomic interval carries:
- a CDS encoding MAPEG family protein is translated as MQLPWASWITIVTLLMYFWVIANVGRARGKYQVKAPSVDGPPEFLRSLRVQINTSEQLIFFLPALWLCAYWWSDQVAALGGALWIVGRVVYALAYYRDAAKRSAGFGIATLASIGLLLGAVYGLIR